In one window of Camelina sativa cultivar DH55 chromosome 15, Cs, whole genome shotgun sequence DNA:
- the LOC104744500 gene encoding YTH domain-containing protein 1-like isoform X2 — protein MAGAASSDHLVTSFPLLDTADLFQDLSLGSDASEVPRNRNKHQFGHVPYGASSHGSERRPNMNVGNLLNGGDSIGSYPWGYFPTNYPSGGYPDPRFGYESNSNHSSFSHLMNPHSSQEAPNFDQFGYNDHLYSNHGLYGLYGNVIDSGHAYGTFGYDSWKLGRGWYPVDGYRKTRSFNHGRGYSDEKADRLNELCRGPRSSDFKNPQVLNSSVLEAMKQDVSAVDLQRYNGENFPETFVKAKLFVIKSYSEDDVHNSIKYGAWSSTPTGNKKLNAAYYEAKENSQECPVYLLFSVNASGQFVGLAEMVGPVDFNKTMEYWQQDKWIGCFPVKWHIIKDIPNSLLRHITLANNENKPVTNSRDTQEVNLEHGTKIIKIFKEYMSKTCILDDYKFYETRQKIIRDKKIKQKKQALEGASGETTINLC, from the exons ATGGCTGGAGCCGCTTCTTCTGATCATCTCGTTACTAGCTTCCCTCTTCTGG ACACAGCAGATTTGTTTCAGGACTTGTCTTTAGGTTCAGATGCAAGTGAAGTCCCTAGGAACCGTAATAAG CACCAGTTTGGTCATGTACCTTATGGTGCATCTTCTCATGGAAGTGAACGAAGGCCAAATATGAATGTTGGCAATCTGCTTAATGGTGGAGACTCGATTGGTTCATACCCGTGGGGTTACTTCCCAACAAACTATCCTTCTGGTGGCTACCCTGATCCGAGGTTTGGCTATGAAAGCAACAGCAATCACAGCTCCTTTTCACATCTCATG aatCCACACAGCTCACAAGAAGCACCAAATTTTGATCAATTTGGATATAATGATCATTTGTATTCCAATCATGGATTGTATGGACTTTATGGGAATGTAATTGACTCTGGTCATGCATATGGAACTTTTGGTTATGATTCCTGGAAACTTGGGCGAGGTTGGTATCCTGTTGATGGTTATAGAAAGACCAGAAGCTTCAATCATGGACGTGGTTATAGTGATGAGAAAGCAGATAGGCTTAATGAGCTTTGTCGTGGACCAAGGAGTAGTGATTTCAAAAATCCACAAGTTCTTAACTCTTCAGTGCTAGAGGCTATGAAGCAAGACGTTTCAGCGGTAGATCTCCAGCGCTACAACGGGGAGAATTTCCCTGAAACATTCGTGAAAGCGAAACTTTTTGTGATTAAGTCATACAGCGAAGATGATGTTCATAACAGTATAAAGTATGGTGCGTGGTCGAGCACACCAACTGGCAACAAGAAGTTGAATGCTGCATATTATGAAGCCAAAGAGAATTCTCAAGAATGTCCTGTGTATCTTCTGTTCTCG GTGAACGCAAGTGGGCAATTTGTTGGTCTTGCGGAGATGGTAGGCCCTGTTGATTTCAACAAGACAATGGAGTATTGGCAACAAGATAAATGGATTGGTTGTTTCCCTGTGAAGTGGCATATCATCAAAGACATACCAAACAGTCTCTTGAGACACATAACGCTTGCGAATAACGAGAACAAGCCTGTCACTAATAGCAGAGACACTCAAGAG GTGAATCTGGAGCATGGGACCAAGATCATAAAGATCTTCAAGGAGTACATGAGCAAGACATGTATACTTGATGATTACAAGTTCTATGAGACAAGGCAAAAGATCATCAGAGATAAGAAGATCAAGCAAAAGAAACAG GCCCTTGAAGGAGCTTCCGGGGAAACAACAATTAACTTGTGTTGA
- the LOC104744500 gene encoding YTH domain-containing protein 1-like isoform X1 translates to MAGAASSDHLVTSFPLLDTADLFQDLSLGSDASEVPRNRNKGSFQHQFGHVPYGASSHGSERRPNMNVGNLLNGGDSIGSYPWGYFPTNYPSGGYPDPRFGYESNSNHSSFSHLMNPHSSQEAPNFDQFGYNDHLYSNHGLYGLYGNVIDSGHAYGTFGYDSWKLGRGWYPVDGYRKTRSFNHGRGYSDEKADRLNELCRGPRSSDFKNPQVLNSSVLEAMKQDVSAVDLQRYNGENFPETFVKAKLFVIKSYSEDDVHNSIKYGAWSSTPTGNKKLNAAYYEAKENSQECPVYLLFSVNASGQFVGLAEMVGPVDFNKTMEYWQQDKWIGCFPVKWHIIKDIPNSLLRHITLANNENKPVTNSRDTQEVNLEHGTKIIKIFKEYMSKTCILDDYKFYETRQKIIRDKKIKQKKQALEGASGETTINLC, encoded by the exons ATGGCTGGAGCCGCTTCTTCTGATCATCTCGTTACTAGCTTCCCTCTTCTGG ACACAGCAGATTTGTTTCAGGACTTGTCTTTAGGTTCAGATGCAAGTGAAGTCCCTAGGAACCGTAATAAG GGTTCTTTTCAGCACCAGTTTGGTCATGTACCTTATGGTGCATCTTCTCATGGAAGTGAACGAAGGCCAAATATGAATGTTGGCAATCTGCTTAATGGTGGAGACTCGATTGGTTCATACCCGTGGGGTTACTTCCCAACAAACTATCCTTCTGGTGGCTACCCTGATCCGAGGTTTGGCTATGAAAGCAACAGCAATCACAGCTCCTTTTCACATCTCATG aatCCACACAGCTCACAAGAAGCACCAAATTTTGATCAATTTGGATATAATGATCATTTGTATTCCAATCATGGATTGTATGGACTTTATGGGAATGTAATTGACTCTGGTCATGCATATGGAACTTTTGGTTATGATTCCTGGAAACTTGGGCGAGGTTGGTATCCTGTTGATGGTTATAGAAAGACCAGAAGCTTCAATCATGGACGTGGTTATAGTGATGAGAAAGCAGATAGGCTTAATGAGCTTTGTCGTGGACCAAGGAGTAGTGATTTCAAAAATCCACAAGTTCTTAACTCTTCAGTGCTAGAGGCTATGAAGCAAGACGTTTCAGCGGTAGATCTCCAGCGCTACAACGGGGAGAATTTCCCTGAAACATTCGTGAAAGCGAAACTTTTTGTGATTAAGTCATACAGCGAAGATGATGTTCATAACAGTATAAAGTATGGTGCGTGGTCGAGCACACCAACTGGCAACAAGAAGTTGAATGCTGCATATTATGAAGCCAAAGAGAATTCTCAAGAATGTCCTGTGTATCTTCTGTTCTCG GTGAACGCAAGTGGGCAATTTGTTGGTCTTGCGGAGATGGTAGGCCCTGTTGATTTCAACAAGACAATGGAGTATTGGCAACAAGATAAATGGATTGGTTGTTTCCCTGTGAAGTGGCATATCATCAAAGACATACCAAACAGTCTCTTGAGACACATAACGCTTGCGAATAACGAGAACAAGCCTGTCACTAATAGCAGAGACACTCAAGAG GTGAATCTGGAGCATGGGACCAAGATCATAAAGATCTTCAAGGAGTACATGAGCAAGACATGTATACTTGATGATTACAAGTTCTATGAGACAAGGCAAAAGATCATCAGAGATAAGAAGATCAAGCAAAAGAAACAG GCCCTTGAAGGAGCTTCCGGGGAAACAACAATTAACTTGTGTTGA